A segment of the Mycobacterium intracellulare ATCC 13950 genome:
CGTGGTCGAACTGCTGGCCAACCCCGACCAGCTCAAATTGTTGCTCGACGATCCGTCGTTGTTGCCCAACGCCGTCGATGAGGCGAACCGGCTGACGACGCCGATCCAGTTCGCATTTCGGGAGGCGACCGAAGACACCGTCGTCGCTGGTACGACGATTCCGAAGGGGGCCATCATCGCTCTGCACATGGCCGCCGCGAATCGCGATCCGCGTCGCTTCGACGAGCCCGATCGTTTTTTGATCACTCGTCCTCCCGGTAAAAGCCTGGCCTTCGGTCACGGCATCCACTTTTGTCTGGGTGCTCACCTGGCAGGGCAGGAAGTGCGCGCGGCGATCGGCGGGCTGCTGCCCTACCTCGACCGCCTCAAATTGACCGATGCGCCGCTGGAACGCAACCCGACGGCGCTGCTCAACGGGTGGCAACGGGTCGAACTAGCGTGGGTGTCGTAGTGGCCCTGGGGAATTCCCGTTGAACGCGGACAGATAACGATGTTGACGGCATCGATGCTGCTAGACCCGGCAGTCCTGCAGAACCCCTACGCCTTCTACGCGATGCTGCGGGAGCAGGCGCCGGTCTGGATGGTGCCTGGTACGGACGTCGTCGCAATCAGCACTTTCGCACTGTTGTCGGAGGCGGTCGCGCGGCCCGAGGATTTCTCCTCGATCATGCGTTGTCTGCTTTACCGCGATCAGGATGGACTGCCTGCGCGCCTCGATTTCGGTGAGGCGGCCATGCCGACGCTGGCGACCGCGGACCCGCCCGTGCACACCACGCATCGGCGCGCGGTCTTCCCCGAATTAGTGGCACGGCGCATGCGCACCCTGGAGGACGACATTCGCGCGTTGTCAGCGGCCGCAGTCAAGCAAGCCCTAGATGACGGCAGCTTCGACTTCATGGCGAAGATCGGCAACATGGTGCCGATCACCGTGGTGGCCAGGCTGATCGGTTTTCGCGACATCGACCCCATGCAACTATTGGAAGCGGCCTTTGACTCCACCACGATGGTGGGCGGCACGATGTCAATGGATGAGCTCAGTACTTTTGTCGCGCGCACCGAGACTATCGAGGCCTGGATCGCCGATCAGATCGCGGGCACCGGCGAGGGGGGAGAAGAGGGAATCCTGCTGGCGGTTCGGCGGGCGCTGGATGCTGGCACCTTGCGCATCGGGGAGGCCACCATCATCCTGCACACCATGCTAAGCGCCGGCGGGGAGTCCACGACCAGCCTGCTGGGCAATGCGGTCGGGATGCTCGCTGAAAATCCCGGATTACAACAGCGGCTGCGCGAAAAGCCGCAGGACATCGATGTTTTCGTCGAGGAGGCGCTGCGGCTCGAGTCACCGTTTCGGCAAATGATGCGCAGCGTGCCACGAGACACCACGCTCGGCGGCGTCGAGATCGCCTCGGGCTCCACGGTGTTGCTTCTCTTCGCGGCCGGGAACCGCGACCCCGCTCAGTTCAAACACCCCGACCGAATCGACCTGACGCGCGAATCCCCCAAACGTCACCTCGCTTTCGGGCACGGCATTCATTTCTGCGTCGGGGCGGCTCTCGCGCGTATCGAAGCCCGTGCGGTGCTCGGCGCAATCCTCGAGCAGACCCGATGCTTCACGCTCGACGAGGATCGCGCACCGCGGTGGGTGGACAGCCTGTTGGTCCGTCGGCACGCAGAACTCCACGTCTGCGCTGCTCCCCGGTGAGCTATGAGTCCCGACAGCGAGGGGGAGGGGAATGTCGCCTCCGTCAATGGAGTTGGAAAGCTATAGCTGCTCGATCGTTAGATAACGGCGATCTCGGTGGGCGCGCGGGAGGCGAAGTCGATCACTCGCGCGCCGGCGGGCTGGACATCAGGTATCGGCTGGATGTCGCTGCCCACAGCGTCATCGAGGTGGACGACGACGCCGGCGGGTGGTTGTTCGATCGGGTGATGGCCGGGTGGGACGCCACTGTCTTCCTCGCCGCCGACGCCGATGTGCGAGAGCTGATAGCGCGGTCCTGCTGTGAGCGGACCGGCCAGCGAATGCTAAACGACATCATCGAACAGCGGCTCGGCCAGTTCGGTCATTGCCGATCGGCCTCGAAGCCACGCCGAACCGCGCGTTGCCCAGTGCTCCCGTTCCAACACCTGGGCTAGAGCGAGTGCGCTACCCGACGCCAGAATTCTGGAGTCCCATTGCTTGGCGTGATCAGCCAAGCGTGCGGCCTCGTTGACGGCGTCTCCAATGACCGTGTATTCGTAGCGGTTCTCCGCGCCGATATTGCCTGCGAATACCGCACCGGCGGCCACTCCGATACCGAAGTCCACCAGTGGCAGCGCCCTCAGTTCCGTGCCGAGCGCGCGTGCCGTCGCGAGCGCCGCCGAAGCCGGTTCATCAATGTCGATGGGTGCTCCGAACACGGCCAGGACCGCGTCGCCTTCGAACTTATTGATCAGGCCGTGCTGCTGGTGCACGGCCGCGACCACTATGCGGAAGAA
Coding sequences within it:
- a CDS encoding cytochrome P450, with protein sequence MLTASMLLDPAVLQNPYAFYAMLREQAPVWMVPGTDVVAISTFALLSEAVARPEDFSSIMRCLLYRDQDGLPARLDFGEAAMPTLATADPPVHTTHRRAVFPELVARRMRTLEDDIRALSAAAVKQALDDGSFDFMAKIGNMVPITVVARLIGFRDIDPMQLLEAAFDSTTMVGGTMSMDELSTFVARTETIEAWIADQIAGTGEGGEEGILLAVRRALDAGTLRIGEATIILHTMLSAGGESTTSLLGNAVGMLAENPGLQQRLREKPQDIDVFVEEALRLESPFRQMMRSVPRDTTLGGVEIASGSTVLLLFAAGNRDPAQFKHPDRIDLTRESPKRHLAFGHGIHFCVGAALARIEARAVLGAILEQTRCFTLDEDRAPRWVDSLLVRRHAELHVCAAPR